One genomic segment of Desmodus rotundus isolate HL8 chromosome 5, HLdesRot8A.1, whole genome shotgun sequence includes these proteins:
- the LOC128780792 gene encoding olfactory receptor 4X1 has protein sequence MVPPSNVTEITFLGFSQNRGTQKVISVIFLLMYLASVLGNGLIVVTILASKGLTSPMYFFLGYLSFVEMCYCSVTAPKLILDSFIERTVISLKGCITQIFFLHFFGGIEVFLLTVMAYDRYVAICKPLHYTSIMNRRVCGLLVGAAGGGGLLHSMGLTFLIFQLPFCGPKVLDHYFCDVHPVLKLACSDTFLIGVLIITNGGSSSVISFMVLLTSYVVILCSLRSQTSEGRCKALSTCASHVAVVSLFFIPCSFVYIRPCVALPADKIVAIFYTVVTPLLNPIIYSFRNAEVKSAMRRLMDRSDSGRKINNLGRANGRIKGREIGAQDSQFASTSN, from the coding sequence ATGGTCCCTCCGAGCAATGTGACTGAAATCACTTTCTTGGGATTTTCCCAGAACCGGGGCACGCAGAAggtcatttctgtgatttttctcctcATGTACTTGGCCAGTGTGCTGGGCAATGGCCTCATCGTGGTGACCATCCTGGCCAGCAAAGGGCTCACCTCCCCCATGTATTTCTTCCTCGGCTACTTGTCCTTTGTGGAAATGTGTTACTGTTCCGTCACAGCCCCCAAGCTCATCCTTGACTCTTTTATTGAGAGGACAGTCATTTCCCTCAAGGGATGCATCACACAGATATTTTTCCTCCACTTCTTTGGTGGCATCGAGGTCTTCCTCCTGACAGTGATGGCCTACGACCGCtacgtggccatctgcaagccccTGCACTACACGAGCATCATGAACCGGCGCGTGTGCGGCCTCCTGGTGGGAGCAGCAGGGGGCGGGGGCTTGCTGCATTCCATGGGGCTGACCTTCCTCATTTTCCAGCTGCCCTTCTGTGGCCCCAAGGTCCTTGACCACTACTTCTGTGATGTGCACCCCGTGCTGAAGCTGGCCTGCTCCGACACATTCCTCATTGGTGTGCTGATCATCACCAATGGTGGCTCCAGTTCGGTGATCAGCTTCATGGTCCTGCTCACTTCCTACGTGGTCATCCTGTGCTCCCTGAGGAGCCAGACCTCAGAAGGCCGGTGCAAGGCCCTGTCCACCTGCGCCTCTCACGTTGCGGTTGTAAGCCTCTTCTTCATTCCCTGTTCCTTTGTCTACATTAGGCCCTGTGTTGCCCTCCCTGCAGACAAGATAGTCGCCATATTTTACACAGTGGTCACACCTCTCTTAAACCCCATCATCTATTCCTTCAGGAATGCAGAAGTGAAGAGCGCCATGAGGAGACTGATGGACAGAAGTGATtcgggaagaaaaataaataacttaggTAGGGCAAATGGGAGAATCAAAGGACGGGAAATTGGGGCACAGGATTCCCAGTTTGCTTCTACTTCAAACTGA